Below is a genomic region from Leucoraja erinacea ecotype New England chromosome 23, Leri_hhj_1, whole genome shotgun sequence.
ACTGCAGAACACTGCAGTCTCACAAGGAATCCCCAATAGGCCATCTTTGACATACAGCCAGTCAAGTGGTGACAGTCAGACATCTTATTCCTTGTCCAATTGCTTCTGAAGTGTCTCCTGCCTTTCATTAACTGCTCAGTGAGGGGTTTGTTGTGAGTTTTTATACGTTACTCCTCCCTTTCAGATTGATGACAGATACTGATGGGAGCACTCGTTGTGCTTGGTGCCATACACTACACGTTATACCATTGGACAAGGGGTGGCTGCTGGGAAGaaggcagctgctggaatctgacTGCGACACAGGGAGATGCCAACTCGTTTAGTGCCTAATTCACTATGCTTCAGCCCTCTGATGGAATACTTTCCTCATTTCTTTTCCCTGTCTCTTTGCACAGTCACTGGAAAAATGATGGATTTTAAATAACTTCCTGGGTGCAAATAGTTTTAATACGGGAGCTTTATATCACTGTATGACTTTTATATGGTTTTAGATATTTCTAAGGGAGtttgaatgaaaatgaaaatttagatttttttttaaattacagaacATTTAGTGATATTTAATATATGTATAATTTAGTTTCTGGTGGCTGCTGTATTGTTTTACTATGTGTAGTAAACATTGAGGAAATATTTTCATACTTACAGAAGGTTTTAGTGAGTAAAGGTGCTCCCTTGGAGTCTATTTTTGTAGCCGATTGTGTCATTTAAAAGATAATGAGATGCCATTGTAAACACTACAGACCAATAAATTAAACCACTTTCACAATGAATCAATGTCTGTCTATTCAATATTTTAACTGCAATGTGGGCCTTCTGCCTGCATTCATTCTTACAGTTGCAGAAAGCAAGCAAGCAGTTGCTCATTACATTGAAATGAAGGCCATAAACAGGGAGACAAATAAAGTTCCAGTTACGAGTCCGTGTGGCTGGAATTTGGACTCAATTTCATTGAAGTGCAGACTGGGTTATTTGTGTATTTGGAGTCTATGAAAGAAATAGAAACGATAGATGCTATACCTGCCTGGTGATTTTGATTTGTGTACAAGGAAATCCTAGCCCTTTTGCATACCAACAACTAGTCTCTTGCCATTAAAAACATAATCTGCCTTTCTATTTTTCCTACCAAAATGGATTCTCACATTTTCcccacttttatatttcatctGCCATGTCCTGACTTAGCCTTTTGAGATGTCCCTTTGTATGCTCCCCACATTTCACCTCGGCACCCAGTTTTGTATCATTGGCAAACTTGGAGGTATTACTCTTGGTCTCCTCACTTCTAGATTGAAAACAGCAGGTGCCAGTATTGTTCCCCGCAGCAACCCCCCTGATCACAGCTTCCCAACCCCACCAAAAATCTGTTTATTCCTACTACAGGTATGTCCATTCTTTAGCCCCAAACCTGTGCCAGCATTGTGCCCTGCTCCGAACACTCTAATTTTGTTTAATCTGTACTCTGAAAACCACTTGAATGACCATAAACTTACATCAAATAGTTCATCTTATTCAGCCAAAGAAAAAACATTTCAACAGATTTGCCGAAAACTAACATTTCATAAATCTGTGATTCTGCCTGATCCCTTGTTTAAGTTCCCTGTTACCATTTAAAAGGTTCCAGCAATTTTTCTCAACACTATATCAAGTCCTCCAACTTTAAATAACTTGCTTTTTCTGCCGGTACCAATGTTGGCCATTTCTGCTCCAAGTTATCAATTTGTGTATTGGCTCAGTTTTTTTCTTACTCCTGAGTACTGCCTGATCTAACCATGAGTAACACATTGCAGATAATCATCACCACCCCTCTTTTTCCttattctgaggaagggttttgaccaAAAAAGTCAACATGATTCCACAAATGTTGGctgtattttgcttttattttggaTGTCCAACATTGCCAGATTGTTATTTGATTGCGAATGGTTTGTGAATGTGGAGGCTGTTAGAGTGAATGTTGAAGATCGGGGGGAATGCATGTGAAGCTCTGTCTTGCCTGGAAAGGCAGCTGTGATCCCTGAATGGAAGTGAGAGAGCAGCATTAAGCACTGGTGttgctttcccctgcaaccacaggagatatgCCAGGGGAGGGCATgagtttggtgggaagggataagcGAACTacagagttgcagagggagtggtctccgTGGAAAGCAAAAAGGGGTGGTAATGGGGAGATGTGATTGGTGTTGTGattcatcagcaagaccaagagtGGACTAGACTCCCATtctgctgaacacttgcgctcggccCTGCTGGACCTCCAGTTGCAAACTATtgtaactcccattcccatactgactattctgtcctaggcctccattgtgagagtgaggacacacacaaactggaggagcagcacctcatattcccacTTGGTtaccttacaacccaacagtatgaacactgaattctacaattttaggtaaATCACCCCCTCTCTGTGGCATGCTTTTCTGCCACCTCATCACCCAGCTCCTTTCTGCTCACCTCCTATCCCCAAGTcccatatttattttattccctttctctcccccactgGTAAAGAGCAGTCAAATGTAAAACCGGATGGATATAGGTAGTCTTCTACCTATATATCCCTCCCTTCGGTTTTACATGTGCTGCACTTTACTagttatctgacacccttttgtctccttttcacctcatagcctttgtcacttactccactatCTGCTAATAACTGCCTGTATCCTcctcacttgtcaggctttaccccaccccttccaatcttttccagccttctcaccTCTCTTCTATCGGCCTGAAGGTCCCCAAAACGAAGTCACTTCATTCCCTCCATTTGCCAtacctgctgttcctccagtagttttttTTGCTCacgattacagcatctgcagtttcttgtgtctacacgATGATcgatccccaccccccacttaaTTTCAAAATCactattttacttttttttaattcacaatgTACTATCCTGGGAACTCTTCACCTCGGGGATCAACGTGTGCTGGTGGAGTAATTGCTCGGGGTGTTGTGTGGGAGAGTGAGATTGACCACTTCCCCACTATCCCTCGTTTAATCTGGGGCGAGGGTGAACGAGAGGAGGATTGTGATTACTTTTACCATTAGATTGGTTTCAGACAGCTAGCTGGAGTATGTTCTCAAGGCTCTCTCACACAGACACAATATTTACAGTTTAATCACTGGCGGTAACCTTTGGCTGATAGAAGCAGCCAAACTGCAAATCAGCAACAGCGGGCAACAATTGAACTTTAGCCACAGATCCGGAGAGTGCAGAACGGCTGAACAGAGCGGCAGCGATGGCAGCACCGAGTCCCTGCATCGTCCTCTTCATCCTGGCGCTGGTCGTCCCCGGCATCTCGGTAAACCCCGACTGCTCGAGGCGGGAGATGGGTAGGGGGCTCTCTGGTCAACGTCGCGCTCCGGCCACTGTCCCCCTGGTCCCGCCCGCTGTGGTCAGTGTCCGGTCCCGTTTGCTCCGGACAGTGCGGACTGTAGGTTGGACCGCGCTCAGCTTGTGTTGTTTTCCAGGCAGGCCGCTGTAACATGACTGGGACCTGGTGGAACGTCCTTGGCTCCACCTTCTATCTGAGCGAGGCCGAGAACAGCAGCCTGAGAGGCCGCtatcagacagcagtggaggcggCGGCGGGAGAGGCCGGGCCCGATGGACTCGCTCCCGTGATCGGCATCAGGCACAGTGGCAGGGAGCCCACTTTCAGCATGTCCACGGTGTGGGCGGGAGGTGAGCGAGAGACGCCGACAACAAACCACCAGCCCCTTATGTACAGCAAagatctgctataagatctttgatgtaCAGTGTGTAATAATTAACCATTAAGGTCCACTCTCGGCGATAATTAATCTCACAAACTTTAACCCCAATATATGAGCAGACAGACCTTGTTCATTAATCCCCAGTAGCAACTAACCATTGCAAATTATTTTCCAAAAATTAACCGCTCACATAAATAAAGCTCCAAATAATCAGTGCTAATTAACTGCATTATAAAATATTCTCCCATTCTAATCGATCTCTGAATGAAGCCACTCAATAATTAACTAGTTAAAATATCCCATGATATTTGTTAAACAGCATTGATGATTAAGCCTTCGCTCTTTCtcccttccattctctgcatctACCTCCTCTTTCTCGGTCTTTTGCTGACTTTACTGTCTTCTTCTCTCCATCTCTGCCTCTCCCCGTGTGTGTTCTCTGACTAATCTCCattgcttataaccatataacaatttacagcacggaaacaggccatctcgacccttctagtccgtgccgaacacatattctcccctagtcccatatacctgcgctcagaccataaccttccattcccttcccgtccatataactatccaatttatttttaaatgataaaaacgaacctgcctccaccaccttcactggaagctcattccacacagccaccactctctgagtaaagaagttccccctcatgttacccctaaacttcagtcccttaattctcaagtcatgtccccttgtttgaatcttccctactctcagtgggaaaagcttttccacgtcaactctgcctatccctctcatcattttaaaaacctctatcaagtccccccttaaccttctgcactccaaagaataaagccctaacttgttcaacctttctctgtaattgctTGCAATCTTTATCTTTATAACTCTGAAGCCCGAGGTTCCTTCACTGCTTTCTTTGTGGTCAATGTCTCCCGTTGCTAACTCTCATGCCACACACATTCTTTCTGCCTGAAAATCTCTCTGACCTTCTCTGGCTTTTGCTCATCCCACCAGTTTAACTGCTTTCTGCCTCATCCAATATATCGTGAAGTAGTATGTTGACAGTAAATGCTtatatttaattaaataatttggACCGTTTCTAAGTTAATGAATGCTTTAAAACAAGACAGCTGGGTAGACCAGCTGGGTGTGGTGGCCATAGACTCAAGGCTGAATAATGATGATTACTGGTCAAGGTTCAAGGAGTGTTTCCTCTGGTCTTCAGGCTCCATTACCTCCTGGGTGGGTCAGTGTCTCATGCAGGAGGATGGGAACCAGGTTCTAAAGACCATGTGGCTGCTGAGATCTCCGGTCGCCAGCCTAGAGGAGGACTGGAAATCAACAAGGTGAGCTTTCACTTTGAGTTGTCCAAATTTGGGGATTCTTTATTGACTTGTGAGCAGTGACTTATGGATTTGATAAAAAAtataggtggtgaaaatgtttgtgCAGTGGGGAACATGAGAAATCATTCCTTCTGCAAAAGCTGAAACAAATGTGGTCCTCGTTCCCAGAAAAAACATTGTGCATGATTCAATCAATAACCTCAAACCTGAAATTGGTTGGGAAATGTTAGCTCCATTAAGAGTATGAGGATCGGAAGTCACAATCATTgagtacagcataaaaacaggtacCGCCAGTGATTAAACTGTAAATATTGTGTCTGTGTAAgagagcccaacttgcccatgccaatcaagatgccccaatatacacgagtcccacctgctcatatctctctaaacctttcctatccatgtacctgtccaaatgtcttttaaatgttgttataattgaAGTATTTGTTAATACTTCaattaccccctctggcagctcgttccatatacccaccaccctctgtgtgaaaaggtttctcctctGGTACCTATTAAATCatatttccccctcaccttacacctgtcccctggttcttgattcccatagtcTGTATAAAAGACTTTGTgaatttaccttatctattcccctcatgcttATACACCATTCTAAGAACAtctctcaccctcctgcgctccagtacAGATCTAATGATTGAtaaaacaggcaggtgggcctcCGTGGTCTCTTGCTCCTACTCTGTGTGATATTTACTTGTACTCATTCTTATGTTTTGCTTCTCCTAGAGTTGGACAAGATACTTTCTACCGAATCGCGAAAGATGTCCTGTCAAATGATGAGCTTCAATCTCTCAAACCTTAGTACCAACACATTGGTAGTCTTTTCAATAAAGCAAAGTGTTTCAGTGTGTGTGCTGCCTGATCCATAACTCCCGTTGTTCATCGTATTACACCTCTGCACCAGGGCATTATCATCTTGCTGAGGTTCACTGTGCTCCAGGAAGGCTTGGTGAAGTGTGCACGGGCTATTGGGCTTACagagaggagacacaaggaactgcaaatgctggaatcttgagcagaaaaaaaaatgctagaggtactcagctggtcagacagcatctgtggagggaaatagactgaCGACCCATAGggtccaatccaaaatgtcatctgtccatctgttccacagatgctgcctgatctgctgagttcctgatttgctttgtgttttgctgttgACTGAGAGGACTGGATAGTCTGTGGCAGCCACTGTCATTTCCCACACATAGATTCAGCACAGTCTGCTgcatcaggccacatttggagtatttagagtcatagagtgtggaaacaggcccttcttgcctacaccagccaacaatgtcacagctacactagtcccacctgcctgcgcttggtccatttaATGAATGaaagtaacataagcaaatttgcagatgacacaaagttgggtggcagtgtgaaatgtgaggatgatgctatgagaatgcagggtgacttggacaggttgggggagtgggcagatgcatggcagatgaagtttagtgtggataaatgtgaggttatccactttggtgtgaaaagcaggaaggcagattattatctaaatggtgttaaattgggaaaaggggaagtacaacgggatctggggatccttgttcatcagtcactgaaagtaagcatgcaggtacagcaggtagtgaagaaagcgaatggcaggtTTGCCttcataagaggagttgagtataggagcaaagaggtccttctgcaattgtgcaggaccctagtgagaccacacctggagtattgtgtgcagtgagagacgtcggtcagcaggcaatgtgggggcgggacatgatgattcggTGTGgtcgggggcggggggaggggtgggggtgcgtGTTGGTcggtcgcgggggggggggggggggggggggggggggagagcgcggatcagactgtccccaactctgctgcagctgatgggGACGTTGCTGCGTTTTCGTCCCCGTGTGTCCACTGCCCTGAGCCGAGGCCTCGCTCCAACCCACAacagcccgtgacagtgcggccgcatgtggggcatttttttcacacagcgggtgaagggtatttggaacaagctgccagaggcagatactataacaactattaaaagacgtttggacagttACAGGAATAGTaaatatttagaaggatgagaaccaAACGccagcagatgggactagtgcagcctCTTGctcagcatgggtgagttggacgaagggcctgttcccatgctgtatgactgataaTAAACATACACGCATTCTGACAGGCGCACTTTAGAGACTGTAggcttaggtatgttacaaaacctacctgaatcgccattgggaatctgcccacagccaggtccgcgattttggcgctgtttggagggggcgggtttaaaacgcgatttttactaggctgtactaatcgcagatgttcagcctagtaaatcattaacgaaaaatcgctgcaagacccggtcgcaaaaggtattattagttttataggcctcaataatatagttataatagtttaaaattactgtctcattccgcaacctctcgcagccccagggttttataaagcaaacaattaaaggtatgtaccttatttttacattaaatggggcatatatataaccttatatatcaagttatctatagcgagtagctcattttgggctttttatatcccgcagtatttttctcggcatttgagggcactaatccagcgcgatgcaacgttctaaaccagcgcgttccacatgaacccactagaaagccgatttaaatgggcatttatttacagcaattgaacactaaattccttccatttggcctataaattaatgtaaattagatataaaaatcatgttatattgtgaattatttgtgaataatatttggacacttaggctatttaaaaatgttaatctttccttaagaaatgggcctttgactatccaagatcacagcttttttgtaatgtccattgaaaatcaatagggaacaagatgctaatttccgagtatgaaaatggccataacgtttttaatacttgagatatgaaagtgaatttggtgtcaaattaaacttattgttatgctttatctgatgggataaattgcagacttgatttttaaaatctcaaaattttgtaacattgctagtaggcTCTGGTTATCATCTGCCAAAGTTCTATGGATCCTGGAATTGTTCCTGCGAATTGAAGGATAGAAAATGGAAGTTTGAgaatggaggggagaaggaacttTACTAACCTGGTAACCTAGTTTCTGTTGAAGGTTAGCGGGATACACTTGCAAACCCTTCAGCAATTCAACGGTGGGGTCTCGTGACAGGAGCGCCTCTGCGCGACAccctaaagggatgagggggtagaACGGTTGAGGGCTGCCCGACCCGGCCCGACCCAACCCACCCGACGACGCCGTGTTCTCCCTCCTCCCGCGCCGCGTGCCCGGGCTGGAGCCGCAGCAGGTTTGCGGCGGACAGGCGCTGCCAGGCCGACTGGTCCCGGGGTCCTTCGCAGCGCACAAGATGGCGGCGGCGGGCAGCTGGCGGGCGGCGGGTTGTCTGGGCGGGAAGGTCTGGCTCCCCCGGTGCGTGTGAGGAGAGGATGGGTGCGGCGGGAGAGGGGTGGGATACACGGCTTtgagggaggtgggtgggggagagctgtggggagaggggggggggggggggggggggggggggggggggggggtgggggggggtattaGTGGGTCCATGTACCGGTAGATCTGCCATAACAACAATAGTCGTGTTCCTGATAAACCTCGTGTTATTGGAAATTCATGTTATAAAAACAATGATATAAGTGGCGTGAGGGGACAGAGATTTTTCAGATACGCATTAGTGACGTTATTTTGTTTAttcttacgtgtaccgaggtacagtgaaaaagcttttttgtgtgccatcCAAGAAAGCGAAATGTCGTCCACAgggaaggaaataacatttagtgtaagataaagtccgattaaagataaacCGAAAGTCAAATGAGGGTGATGGTAGCTCATGCACGCTTGCTTGCgggtgacaggatggttcagttgtcggtgcacagctgggaagaaactgtccctgaatctggagatatgcattttcaaacttctgtacctcatgggaggagaggagggagttgCCGGGGTGAGtctcgtccttgattgtgctggtggccttgttgaggcagcgagGAGTGTTGATGGAAGgaatatatacacaaaaagctggagtaactcagcgagactggcagcatctctgtagaggaggaatgagtgacgtttccgggcgagaccctacttcagaaggaaggttggtttgcgtgatggtcaggacaattctctgcaatttcttggataAAGATGTTTCCAAACTAAGCTGTGTTATTTTCCTGCAGTATTTCCATTTTGCTGTTGCTAAAATTACTAaaggctgtatgttacattgttttgAGTATCAACACATAAGTGTCAACAGTAATGATTGCTTGTCAGTTTCATTGTTAAAGCAGTCTGTAGCTGTGTTCTTAAGATACAACAGTGTCGGATTGCTGGAGGTTACATGGAGGTTATTTTCCCCTCTACTGTTTAAATCCAAGAACTATTGTATGTGCTTTTCAATTTCCAAATTCAACTTCTCAATTTTCAATTTCTCTATTTCTTGATCAAAATTGTATAATAACCAATTCGGGAAATGTAATATAAATAGTGTCCACTCACATTATAACCAAGCTGTGATGGAAATGCATCTTATAGcagaactaaagatagacacaaaatgctggagtaactcagcgggacaggcagcatctctggagagaaggaatgggtgacgtttcgggtctcgatacgaaacgtcgcccattccttctcgctagtgatgctgcctgacccactgagtcactccagcattttgtgcctagaaGTAGGCCCCCCCtcaatcatgactgaccatgggtgatgcatcctggtcggatgcaagcctgggcgatgtcatatggaggacaggctgttgcccgtgaagcatttcccccctctccacatcgctgatcgatccaaaggaacaacagggccgttacagtttggcaccagcgccgtcgcaggttGTAGACACCAGCTCCAGAGCGAGATTGTAGACCGATGAACTGCCTTAGGAgctccgactccagattttcttgaggtttactcctggagccttttccatgactggatatggccactaggcagtggaggttttaaatcagagttttccctctcctagatggactgctttCCCAGGcagacgagccccatctgcccgagactcgtgggagcggaagcgtctaccttcccgttcaggtctatagcacctgcccactgcccaaatttaaaccagcatctgcagttccttcctacacatagcagAACTATCTTGGTTATGAATGTAGTGCATAATTATGGATTCATTGGGTAGGGGCAAGTGTATTGCAGGCTGTATGGAGGGAACAGCGCTGACTGGGAGGGGGGTGGTTTTGGTGATGGGAAGGATGGGATTTATCTAAAGTTCTGTCTTTAACAAATGTGTCCATAGACTTACACCAGTTCGGTGGTCACGATACAGCCGCAATTACCTGGAGCCTGAGATCAACAAGGAACGACACCAGATTCCAACTACCGAGCTTAGCACAGAAGAGAAAGCAGCAATGGAGCTGAAGGCGGTACAACCAATAAAGGCTGCCCCGAATGACAAAACAAGCAGCGTCTTCGGTGACCCCATGATCAAGTCAGTGTCtcgatttacaaaaaaaatcaacaggAAAAGTAGTACaggaaaaatgtaaaaatagtatTAAATCCATGAAATTTGGTTGTATGATATgatcaaactttatttatcccaggagggaaattggtgtgccaacagtcataagacacaacaagatacatgaaacatgaatgtAAGTGACCAGTAGAAAGTCCAGGATTTTGGATGTGCAAAGATTCGGGAAGGAAGgggagttaatagacaatagatgcaggagtaggccattcggcccttcgagtcagtaccgccattcaatgtgatcatggctgatcatccacaatcaataccccattcctgccttctccccatctcccctgactccactctctttacgagccctatcaagctctctcttgcaagtatccagagaactggcctctgaggcagagaattccacagactcacaactctctgtgtgaaaaagtctatCGCACgatagaagggagaggagttgcacagtttgacagccacaagggaaaaggatctcctgtggcgttgtgTTGCAAAAGGatgtcctgtggcgttctgtgctgctgTGCTTATAATTGTGCTTATCTGTGCTTATAATTGAGAACAACAAAGCAGTAAATttgaaggaatggaggattatacAGTTCAGCAAAGGATGTTCAAGAAATTTGtgatgaaagg
It encodes:
- the avd gene encoding avidin, translated to MAAPSPCIVLFILALVVPGISAGRCNMTGTWWNVLGSTFYLSEAENSSLRGRYQTAVEAAAGEAGPDGLAPVIGIRHSGREPTFSMSTVWAGGSITSWVGQCLMQEDGNQVLKTMWLLRSPVASLEEDWKSTRVGQDTFYRIAKDVLSNDELQSLKP